The following are from one region of the Thermococcus cleftensis genome:
- the thsB gene encoding thermosome subunit beta, with the protein MAQLAGQPVVILPEGTQRYVGRDAQRLNILAARIVAETIRTTLGPKGMDKMLVDSLGDIVITNDGATILDEMDIQHPAAKMMVEVAKTQDKEAGDGTTTAVVIAGELLRKAEELLDQNIHPSIVIKGYALAAEKAQEILDEIAKSVDVEDKEILKKAAVTSITGKAAEEEREYLAEIAVEAVKQVAEKVGDRYKVDLDNIKFEKKEGASVRETQLIKGVVIDKEVVHPGMPKRVEGAKIALINEALEVKETETDAEIRITSPEQLQAFLEQEEKMLREMVEKIKEVGANVVFVQKGIDDLAQHYLAKYGIMAVRRVKKSDMEKLAKATGAKIVTNVRDLTPEDLGEAELVEQRKVAGENMIFVEGCKNPKAVTILIRGGTEHVVDEVERALEDAVKVVKDIVEDGKIVAAGGAPEIELAIRLDEYAKEVGGKEQLAIEAFAEALKVIPRTLAENAGLDPVETLVKVIAAHKEKGASIGVDVFEGEPADMFERGVIAPVRVPKQAIKSASEAAIMILRIDDVIAASKLEKDKGGEGGGNDFGSDLD; encoded by the coding sequence ATGGCCCAGCTCGCTGGACAGCCGGTTGTTATTCTGCCCGAGGGAACCCAGAGGTACGTTGGAAGGGACGCCCAGAGGCTCAACATTCTGGCCGCTAGGATAGTCGCCGAGACCATAAGGACCACCCTCGGTCCGAAGGGTATGGACAAGATGCTCGTGGACAGCCTCGGTGACATCGTCATCACCAACGACGGTGCCACCATACTCGATGAGATGGACATCCAGCACCCCGCTGCCAAGATGATGGTTGAAGTCGCCAAGACCCAGGACAAGGAGGCTGGTGACGGTACCACCACCGCCGTTGTCATCGCTGGCGAGCTTCTCAGGAAGGCCGAGGAGCTCCTCGACCAGAACATTCACCCGAGCATAGTCATCAAGGGTTACGCTCTCGCTGCCGAGAAGGCCCAGGAGATACTCGACGAGATAGCCAAGAGCGTTGATGTCGAGGACAAGGAGATACTCAAGAAGGCCGCGGTCACCTCCATCACCGGTAAGGCCGCCGAGGAGGAGAGGGAGTACCTCGCCGAAATAGCCGTCGAGGCCGTCAAGCAGGTCGCCGAGAAGGTCGGCGACAGGTACAAGGTGGACCTCGACAACATCAAGTTCGAGAAGAAGGAGGGCGCGAGCGTCCGCGAGACCCAGCTCATCAAGGGCGTCGTCATCGACAAGGAGGTCGTCCACCCCGGCATGCCCAAGAGGGTTGAGGGCGCGAAGATAGCCCTCATCAACGAGGCCCTCGAGGTCAAGGAGACCGAGACCGACGCTGAGATAAGGATCACCAGCCCGGAGCAGCTCCAGGCCTTCCTTGAGCAGGAGGAGAAGATGCTCCGCGAGATGGTCGAGAAGATCAAGGAGGTTGGAGCGAACGTCGTCTTCGTCCAGAAGGGCATCGACGACCTCGCCCAGCACTACCTCGCCAAGTACGGCATAATGGCCGTTCGCAGGGTCAAGAAGAGCGACATGGAGAAGCTCGCGAAAGCTACTGGCGCCAAGATCGTCACCAACGTCCGCGACCTCACCCCGGAGGACCTCGGTGAGGCCGAGCTCGTCGAGCAGAGGAAGGTCGCCGGCGAGAACATGATCTTCGTCGAGGGCTGCAAGAACCCGAAGGCGGTAACCATACTCATCAGGGGCGGTACCGAGCACGTCGTTGACGAGGTCGAGAGGGCGCTCGAAGATGCTGTCAAGGTCGTCAAGGACATCGTCGAGGACGGCAAGATCGTGGCAGCTGGCGGTGCTCCGGAGATCGAGCTGGCTATAAGGCTTGACGAGTACGCCAAGGAGGTTGGCGGCAAGGAGCAGCTCGCCATCGAGGCCTTCGCCGAGGCGCTCAAGGTCATACCGAGGACCCTCGCGGAGAACGCTGGCCTTGACCCGGTCGAGACCCTCGTTAAGGTCATTGCCGCCCACAAGGAGAAGGGCGCCAGCATCGGCGTTGACGTCTTCGAGGGCGAGCCGGCTGACATGTTCGAGCGCGGCGTCATCGCCCCGGTCAGGGTTCCGAAGCAGGCCATCAAGAGCGCCAGCGAGGCTGCGATAATGATCCTCAGGATCGACGACGTCATCGCCGCCAGCAAGCTCGAGAAGGACAAGGGCGGCGAGGGCGGAGGCAACGACTTCGGCAGCGACCTCGACTGA
- a CDS encoding anaerobic ribonucleoside-triphosphate reductase activating protein codes for MLTGGWKSVSMVDVRGKVTFTLWLCGCNLKCPFCHNWRIAEGLDCFPLDRKLLLEELESSSFLVDYLHVTGGEPLMQWWELSSLFSKVKLLDVPVSLNTNLTLVGPLEKLLKAGLVDHIATDLKAPPELYGLPTEVAERLWNLFLRGLEVVSDYEIPLELRIPVPRGFDVWPWVEEGLGHIKTDFYVVLNPLVGKPLTNPRDEDWCSAHCWPGKEVHELKEKLGELGLRVYVSGFLKTQWNQANTMEAT; via the coding sequence ATGCTCACAGGTGGCTGGAAGAGCGTCAGCATGGTTGACGTCCGCGGAAAGGTAACATTCACGCTGTGGCTCTGCGGTTGCAACTTGAAATGCCCCTTCTGCCACAACTGGCGCATAGCTGAAGGCCTCGACTGCTTCCCCCTGGATAGGAAACTTCTCTTGGAGGAGCTCGAATCCAGCTCGTTCCTCGTTGATTACCTTCACGTCACAGGGGGAGAACCGCTGATGCAATGGTGGGAGCTGAGCTCGCTCTTCTCCAAAGTTAAGCTTCTCGACGTGCCGGTGAGTTTGAACACCAACCTCACCCTCGTCGGACCGCTTGAAAAACTCCTGAAGGCGGGGCTGGTAGATCACATAGCAACTGACCTCAAGGCACCGCCCGAGCTGTACGGTCTCCCTACCGAAGTTGCTGAACGGCTCTGGAACCTCTTCCTCAGGGGGCTTGAAGTCGTTTCGGACTACGAAATCCCGCTCGAACTCAGAATCCCGGTGCCGAGGGGCTTTGACGTATGGCCATGGGTCGAGGAAGGGCTCGGACACATCAAAACGGACTTTTACGTCGTCCTTAATCCGCTCGTCGGAAAACCGCTGACAAATCCTCGCGACGAGGACTGGTGCTCCGCTCACTGCTGGCCCGGGAAAGAAGTCCATGAACTCAAAGAAAAACTGGGGGAGCTTGGCCTGAGGGTTTACGTCAGCGGTTTCCTCAAAACCCAATGGAACCAAGCGAACACCATGGAGGCAACGTAA
- a CDS encoding anaerobic ribonucleoside triphosphate reductase produces METLKKDVIQEYAGWSSLDVLENANRYPGPTGFFAYVMEEALKESLSLIPEGGRKAHFSGDIYIHKLPYSLYIPYCTGHSTARLLEKGLKTPTIVSRPARHFDTYVDHIANYLITMQHYFSGAQALSSVEWYAGPFVRKEGLDRRKIRQNIQRLVYNLNYPSRVGMQTPFTNFTVTLDAPKKMLEGDHAIYAGRKAEPLGEYEREAKEFFIALTEVLREGDALGQPFTFPIPTLMVTAKMLWDDPEVFEAVFTTASKRGSFYWLNTNVVDPDASYAMCCRIAIDKTEMAFAFGISGKSVEEETLEKLERQRFGGLWAMPDITGSVNVTTVNLPRLALKARGDDDRFWEEYERVLQVVRDTTDWFRERYVRLITNYRHMYSMIHLYLEEFPSSHFNTIGILGLPEAAAIYLNEPKLWEEGSRRDWLKAAELMKEMVEFATAKAREWMRETGTPWNVEEVPGESAAAKLALKDLRDFPELEEYLSDAENPIYSTSIAPYYGSLELADRIRVEEKVQRSFTGGVMMHIFLGEEPDPEALAKLTKRLMRTELVYWSYTPALTVCNDCNYSTTGLHTHCPRCGSENVEIWSRIIGYYRPLKNWNPFRKKEFWTRRHYSS; encoded by the coding sequence ATGGAGACCTTGAAGAAAGATGTGATCCAGGAGTACGCCGGCTGGAGCAGTCTCGACGTTCTGGAGAACGCGAACCGCTATCCCGGCCCGACTGGCTTCTTCGCCTACGTGATGGAAGAAGCGCTAAAGGAGAGCCTCTCGCTCATTCCTGAGGGGGGAAGGAAGGCCCATTTTTCCGGGGACATCTACATCCACAAGCTTCCCTACAGCCTCTACATACCCTACTGCACGGGCCACAGCACGGCGAGGCTCCTTGAGAAGGGTCTCAAAACCCCGACGATCGTCTCGAGGCCGGCCAGGCACTTCGACACCTACGTCGACCACATAGCCAACTACCTCATAACCATGCAGCACTACTTCAGCGGGGCGCAGGCTCTAAGCTCGGTCGAGTGGTACGCGGGACCGTTCGTGAGGAAGGAGGGCCTCGACAGGAGGAAGATACGGCAGAACATCCAGCGATTGGTTTACAATCTCAACTATCCAAGCAGGGTGGGCATGCAGACCCCTTTTACCAACTTCACCGTGACGCTGGACGCGCCGAAGAAGATGCTCGAGGGCGACCACGCCATCTACGCCGGAAGGAAGGCCGAACCCCTCGGTGAATACGAGAGGGAAGCGAAGGAGTTCTTTATAGCCCTAACGGAGGTCCTCCGCGAGGGAGATGCCCTGGGCCAGCCTTTCACGTTCCCGATTCCGACGCTGATGGTCACGGCTAAAATGCTCTGGGACGATCCGGAGGTCTTCGAGGCCGTCTTTACAACAGCCTCAAAGCGCGGGAGCTTCTACTGGCTCAACACGAACGTAGTTGACCCCGATGCGAGCTACGCGATGTGTTGCCGCATAGCCATTGACAAAACCGAGATGGCCTTCGCCTTCGGCATCTCCGGGAAGAGCGTCGAAGAAGAGACCCTAGAAAAGCTTGAACGCCAGCGCTTCGGTGGGCTCTGGGCGATGCCAGACATCACAGGCTCCGTGAACGTCACGACAGTCAACCTTCCGAGGCTTGCACTCAAAGCTAGAGGCGACGACGATAGGTTCTGGGAAGAGTACGAGCGCGTTCTCCAGGTCGTCCGGGACACCACCGATTGGTTCAGGGAGCGCTACGTGAGGCTGATAACGAATTACAGGCACATGTACAGCATGATTCACCTCTACCTCGAGGAGTTCCCGAGCAGTCACTTCAACACTATCGGAATCCTCGGCCTTCCTGAGGCGGCAGCGATTTACCTCAACGAACCGAAGCTCTGGGAGGAAGGGAGCAGAAGGGACTGGCTCAAAGCCGCTGAACTCATGAAGGAGATGGTCGAGTTCGCCACAGCCAAAGCGAGGGAGTGGATGAGAGAAACCGGAACGCCCTGGAACGTCGAGGAGGTTCCCGGTGAGAGTGCCGCGGCGAAGCTCGCCCTCAAAGACCTCCGCGACTTCCCGGAGCTTGAGGAGTACCTCAGCGACGCCGAGAACCCGATTTATTCAACCAGCATAGCGCCCTACTACGGCTCCCTCGAGCTGGCCGACCGGATAAGAGTCGAGGAAAAGGTCCAGAGGAGCTTCACCGGCGGAGTTATGATGCACATCTTCCTCGGGGAGGAGCCTGATCCGGAGGCACTGGCGAAGCTCACCAAGAGGCTCATGAGGACCGAGCTGGTTTACTGGAGCTACACGCCGGCCCTGACCGTCTGCAACGACTGTAACTACTCGACAACCGGCCTTCACACTCACTGCCCGCGCTGCGGAAGCGAGAACGTCGAGATATGGAGCAGGATTATCGGCTACTACCGCCCGCTCAAAAACTGGAACCCCTTCAGGAAGAAGGAGTTCTGGACGAGGAGGCACTACTCCTCCTGA
- a CDS encoding tetratricopeptide repeat protein, which produces MADVKAEWEKALSEKDCERLLELFDDYIDSIEKEEELREELGRLGEIAVECEDPYDLLHEIGHVYAHLDDVESAVELYRKVVERKKDDPEEYATALYYLADAYEHFGMPEKAIETYEKLLEHEENVLKNDKEIALTLANLAVNHDELGETEKAIELMERAREIFERINDEKNHLISLLDLAHFHYELGNYDAAEALINEVLRNPRDDEIEINAKLVEAEIHAGREDYDKAFRAIRDALVKAINVSDDVFGLVFDTLVDFIEGLFNENAYETVAENMEAFAELFEDDTAHFFRAIAELARWKAGDDEAKKRFDELYARVENEELRSILDEWKRPKLSLSLGL; this is translated from the coding sequence GTGGCCGATGTCAAGGCTGAATGGGAGAAGGCTTTAAGCGAGAAGGACTGCGAGAGGCTTTTGGAGCTCTTTGACGATTACATCGACTCCATCGAGAAGGAAGAAGAGCTGAGGGAAGAGCTTGGAAGGCTCGGGGAAATCGCGGTCGAGTGCGAGGACCCCTACGACCTGCTCCACGAGATTGGCCACGTCTATGCTCATCTTGATGACGTTGAGAGCGCGGTAGAGCTATACAGGAAGGTCGTTGAGAGAAAGAAGGACGACCCCGAGGAGTACGCGACCGCGCTCTACTACCTGGCCGACGCCTACGAGCACTTCGGAATGCCAGAGAAGGCCATAGAAACCTATGAGAAGCTCCTCGAGCACGAGGAAAACGTTCTGAAGAACGACAAGGAGATAGCCCTTACCCTGGCGAACCTCGCGGTGAACCACGACGAACTCGGAGAGACAGAGAAGGCGATAGAGCTGATGGAGCGCGCGAGGGAGATATTCGAGCGCATAAACGACGAGAAGAACCACCTGATAAGCCTCCTCGATCTGGCCCACTTCCACTACGAGCTCGGGAATTACGATGCCGCAGAGGCCCTAATAAACGAGGTCCTCAGGAACCCGAGGGACGACGAGATTGAGATAAACGCCAAGCTGGTGGAGGCGGAGATACACGCGGGTAGAGAGGACTACGATAAGGCCTTCAGGGCGATAAGAGATGCACTCGTCAAGGCCATCAACGTGAGCGACGACGTCTTTGGCCTCGTCTTCGACACTCTGGTGGATTTCATCGAGGGCCTCTTCAACGAAAACGCCTACGAAACGGTCGCGGAGAACATGGAGGCCTTTGCCGAGCTCTTCGAGGACGATACGGCACACTTCTTCAGGGCCATAGCGGAGCTGGCCCGCTGGAAGGCCGGGGACGATGAGGCCAAGAAGCGCTTCGATGAGCTTTACGCCAGGGTGGAGAACGAGGAGCTTCGCTCGATACTCGACGAGTGGAAGAGGCCAAAGTTGAGTTTAAGTTTGGGGCTTTAA
- a CDS encoding DUF2283 domain-containing protein → MKVRYDPKADILYILIREGPVADTDEVDDDVWFEYDENGNVVGIEIWNAGENVIRKSFWR, encoded by the coding sequence ATGAAAGTTAGGTATGACCCAAAGGCCGACATCCTCTACATCCTCATTCGGGAGGGCCCTGTGGCAGACACTGACGAGGTTGACGACGATGTGTGGTTCGAGTATGACGAGAACGGGAACGTCGTTGGGATTGAAATATGGAACGCCGGCGAAAACGTTATCAGAAAGAGCTTCTGGAGATAG
- a CDS encoding elongation factor 1-beta, with product MSDFNLVGVIKVMPTDPDVNLDELEEKLKAVIPERFGLAKVEREPIAFGLVALKFYVLGKDEEGYSYDEVAELFEKVENVESAQVETVSRI from the coding sequence ATGAGCGACTTCAACCTTGTTGGCGTTATAAAGGTCATGCCGACCGACCCCGATGTGAACCTCGACGAGCTCGAGGAGAAGCTGAAGGCCGTTATCCCCGAGAGGTTCGGCCTCGCCAAGGTCGAGCGCGAGCCTATAGCTTTTGGTCTCGTCGCCCTCAAGTTCTACGTCCTTGGAAAGGACGAGGAGGGCTACTCCTACGACGAGGTCGCCGAGCTCTTCGAGAAGGTTGAGAACGTCGAGAGCGCCCAGGTCGAGACCGTTTCGAGGATTTGA
- a CDS encoding zinc finger domain-containing protein, producing MEAKFEIPVCTSCGKEITPREHATHFVCPNCGEEIIWRCESCRVLSVPYKCPKCGWEGP from the coding sequence GTGGAAGCCAAGTTCGAGATACCCGTATGCACATCATGCGGAAAGGAGATAACCCCTAGGGAGCACGCCACTCACTTCGTCTGCCCGAACTGCGGCGAGGAGATAATCTGGCGCTGCGAAAGCTGCAGGGTGTTAAGCGTCCCCTACAAGTGCCCCAAGTGCGGCTGGGAGGGGCCGTGA
- a CDS encoding AAA family ATPase produces the protein MVEAMGCQKPNYFSTAPKTRICDLFGRDYHVYKFEKWMLNPNRRFFIITGPRRVGKTSFLYSTLNELHESKNYQTIVIDVRKVISMNKNYPENLIAQKMTGLLSGKKRFKEIFPFAKITVKLPFIEAAWENKEELSLAEIFDALGETDHTFVIAFDEAQELRYGQNDLRELFASVLDSPELQNIKLIFTGSQVGILEKWLAVDDGDSPLYGRFEKRIHLNRFSPNETIRFLEEGFEQNEFDDYDFDELILAYDGVGGTPGWLIDYANDRLEGYTHRKALKNMIEKAKKNVISEFKQLRKDKKKESNYEKVMRIIAKKVHERGYAKFGEVRSYTKLDDSLLRRLLIKLDDYGYIEQVGHDRYTIFDPIVANVFGDV, from the coding sequence GTGGTGGAAGCTATGGGATGTCAAAAGCCGAACTATTTCAGCACGGCACCAAAAACCCGCATATGTGATCTTTTCGGAAGGGACTATCATGTATATAAGTTCGAAAAATGGATGCTGAACCCAAACAGGAGATTCTTCATAATTACCGGTCCCCGAAGAGTTGGTAAAACAAGCTTTCTCTACTCTACACTCAACGAGTTACACGAATCAAAAAACTACCAGACCATTGTAATCGATGTGAGGAAAGTAATCTCAATGAACAAAAACTATCCAGAAAACCTCATAGCTCAAAAAATGACTGGACTCTTATCGGGAAAAAAGCGTTTCAAAGAAATATTTCCTTTTGCGAAAATAACCGTGAAACTCCCGTTCATCGAGGCGGCGTGGGAAAATAAGGAAGAGCTTTCCCTCGCCGAGATATTCGACGCTCTAGGAGAAACAGACCACACTTTCGTAATAGCCTTTGATGAAGCGCAGGAACTGAGATATGGACAGAATGACCTCAGAGAACTTTTTGCATCGGTACTTGATTCACCAGAGTTACAAAACATAAAACTTATCTTCACCGGTTCACAAGTTGGCATACTCGAAAAATGGCTTGCGGTTGATGATGGCGATTCCCCGCTCTATGGACGCTTTGAAAAACGTATCCACCTCAACCGTTTCAGCCCCAACGAAACAATACGCTTCCTTGAGGAGGGCTTTGAGCAAAACGAGTTTGATGATTATGATTTCGATGAACTCATACTTGCGTATGATGGGGTAGGTGGCACGCCGGGCTGGCTCATTGATTATGCAAATGACCGCCTTGAAGGCTACACTCACAGAAAAGCGCTCAAAAATATGATTGAGAAGGCTAAAAAGAATGTGATAAGCGAGTTCAAGCAACTGAGAAAAGACAAGAAAAAAGAATCAAACTACGAAAAGGTCATGAGGATTATCGCGAAGAAAGTTCATGAGAGGGGATATGCGAAGTTCGGAGAGGTAAGGAGCTACACAAAGTTGGACGATTCCTTATTGAGAAGGTTGCTCATCAAGCTCGATGATTATGGGTACATCGAACAAGTGGGACATGATAGGTATACAATCTTTGACCCCATTGTGGCAAATGTGTTTGGTGATGTATAA
- a CDS encoding acyltransferase produces the protein MANFFVHPLAVVEEGVKIGEGTRIWHFAHVRKGAKIGKNCNIGKDVYIDVDVEIGNNVKIQNGVSVYHGVKVEDDVFLGPHMTFTNDLYPRAFNQDWEVVPTLVKKGASIGAHATIVCGVTIGEYAMVGAGAVVTKDVPPFGLVYGNPARLKGFVCYCGRKLKEKIGEDEEHVIFKCSHCGRDVKIRKEDYERYLKEKDL, from the coding sequence ATGGCAAACTTTTTTGTTCACCCCTTAGCGGTTGTTGAAGAAGGGGTCAAAATCGGTGAAGGGACCCGTATCTGGCACTTTGCTCATGTGCGGAAGGGTGCCAAAATAGGAAAGAACTGCAACATTGGAAAGGACGTCTACATCGACGTTGATGTCGAGATTGGCAACAACGTGAAAATACAGAACGGAGTGAGCGTTTATCACGGCGTCAAGGTTGAAGACGATGTTTTTCTCGGTCCGCACATGACCTTCACCAACGACCTCTATCCCAGGGCCTTCAACCAGGACTGGGAAGTAGTTCCAACGCTCGTGAAGAAGGGTGCGAGCATAGGCGCCCATGCCACCATCGTTTGCGGTGTCACAATAGGAGAGTATGCAATGGTAGGAGCCGGAGCCGTTGTCACCAAGGACGTTCCACCTTTTGGACTGGTTTATGGTAATCCTGCCCGTCTGAAGGGGTTCGTCTGCTACTGTGGGAGAAAACTAAAGGAAAAAATTGGAGAAGACGAAGAGCACGTCATCTTCAAGTGCTCCCACTGCGGGCGAGATGTTAAAATAAGGAAAGAAGATTATGAGCGCTACCTTAAGGAGAAAGACCTGTGA
- a CDS encoding DegT/DnrJ/EryC1/StrS family aminotransferase yields the protein MRRIPIAKPMIGEEEINAVVEVLKSGMLAHGKEVEAFEREFADYLGAKHGVAVANGTAALDVALKALGIGPGDEVITTPFTFIASATSILFQNAKPVFADIDPKTYNLDPDEVLEKITDKTKAILVVHLYGQPANMKILTEIAEDYNLYLIEDCAQAHGAMFEGRKAGTFGHIAAFSFYPTKNMTTGEGGMVVTNDDELARRAKLIRSHGQAEKYLHVELGYNLRTTNIAGAIGRVQLRKLDEWNRIRNENAERLSEGIRKIHGLVPPYVDPRVYHVFHQYVISVEEDFPMSRDELMTKLLERGIGTAVHYPMPVHHQPLFQKLGYEKDCCPNAIEASRKVLSLPVHPAVSDEDIAYILETLNELAS from the coding sequence ATGAGACGCATACCAATCGCCAAGCCCATGATCGGAGAGGAGGAGATAAACGCCGTTGTCGAAGTCTTGAAGAGCGGAATGCTGGCCCATGGAAAGGAAGTGGAAGCCTTCGAGAGGGAATTCGCCGATTATTTGGGTGCCAAACACGGTGTTGCCGTCGCCAACGGCACAGCGGCCCTTGACGTTGCCCTCAAGGCCCTCGGGATAGGGCCGGGGGACGAGGTCATCACGACTCCGTTCACGTTCATCGCATCGGCCACTTCAATCCTCTTCCAGAATGCAAAGCCGGTTTTTGCTGACATCGATCCGAAAACTTACAACCTCGATCCAGACGAGGTTCTCGAGAAGATAACGGACAAGACAAAGGCAATTCTCGTCGTTCACCTTTATGGTCAGCCAGCCAATATGAAAATCCTCACAGAAATTGCCGAAGATTACAATCTATATCTCATCGAGGACTGCGCTCAAGCACATGGGGCAATGTTTGAAGGGCGAAAGGCAGGAACTTTTGGACACATAGCAGCGTTCAGCTTCTACCCGACGAAGAACATGACCACTGGCGAGGGTGGAATGGTTGTAACTAACGACGACGAGCTCGCGAGGAGGGCCAAACTTATCAGGAGCCATGGGCAGGCTGAAAAGTACCTTCACGTGGAACTCGGCTACAACCTCAGAACCACCAATATAGCTGGTGCCATCGGTCGCGTTCAGCTAAGAAAACTGGACGAGTGGAACAGGATAAGAAATGAAAACGCAGAGAGATTGAGCGAAGGTATCAGAAAGATTCATGGACTCGTTCCCCCGTACGTTGATCCTAGAGTTTACCACGTCTTCCACCAGTACGTGATCAGTGTTGAGGAGGACTTCCCAATGAGCAGAGATGAATTGATGACAAAGCTCCTCGAGAGGGGAATCGGCACGGCCGTCCACTACCCAATGCCTGTGCACCATCAACCCCTCTTCCAGAAGCTCGGCTATGAAAAGGACTGCTGTCCAAACGCAATAGAGGCGAGCAGAAAAGTCCTGAGCCTGCCGGTTCATCCAGCGGTGAGCGATGAAGACATCGCGTACATACTGGAAACTCTCAACGAGCTCGCCTCTTAA
- a CDS encoding UDP-N-acetylglucosamine 3-dehydrogenase, with the protein MLRVGVVGVGNMGYHHARVYSELARDGKVELVGVADANFERAKEVAKKFNTIPYANYKELARERLDAVTIAVPTSFHKDVAVEFIEAGTSVLVEKPIADTIENAKAIITAAEEVGVTLMVGHIERFNPAVLKLKEKIDEGLLGKIVTISAKRVGPMAARIRDVGIIIDLGVHDIDVISYLFGEPVRTVYARAGNVVHPAGVEDHALITLGFDDGSGIVETNWLTPHKTRTLTVVGTAGIAYVDYIDQTLKIYNHEWIREAKIEKREPLRNEIEHFIECVEHKKEPITDGKAGLHALKVAIKALESAKNGRVVEVE; encoded by the coding sequence ATGCTCAGGGTTGGAGTCGTTGGTGTCGGGAACATGGGGTACCACCACGCGAGAGTTTACTCCGAACTGGCAAGAGATGGGAAAGTGGAGCTCGTCGGTGTTGCTGATGCAAACTTTGAGAGAGCTAAAGAGGTTGCTAAAAAATTCAATACAATCCCCTACGCCAATTACAAAGAGCTGGCAAGGGAAAGGCTGGACGCGGTAACAATAGCAGTTCCCACCTCGTTCCACAAAGACGTCGCTGTGGAGTTTATTGAAGCTGGGACAAGCGTTCTTGTTGAAAAGCCGATAGCGGACACGATAGAAAACGCCAAAGCAATCATCACAGCCGCCGAGGAGGTCGGGGTCACCCTGATGGTAGGGCACATTGAGAGGTTCAACCCCGCGGTTCTAAAGCTCAAAGAAAAAATAGACGAGGGTCTTCTCGGTAAAATCGTCACGATAAGCGCCAAGCGCGTAGGCCCCATGGCCGCAAGAATACGGGATGTCGGAATAATCATAGACCTAGGCGTTCATGACATTGATGTCATCAGTTACTTGTTTGGAGAACCTGTTAGGACGGTCTACGCCCGAGCCGGAAACGTTGTTCATCCAGCGGGAGTTGAGGACCACGCACTAATAACCCTGGGCTTTGATGACGGAAGCGGAATCGTGGAGACTAACTGGCTCACCCCACATAAGACGAGAACCCTAACGGTAGTTGGCACCGCAGGCATAGCGTACGTTGATTATATTGATCAAACCCTAAAGATATACAACCACGAATGGATTCGCGAAGCCAAAATCGAGAAGAGAGAACCCCTCAGGAATGAGATTGAGCACTTCATCGAATGTGTGGAACATAAAAAAGAACCAATAACCGACGGGAAAGCTGGTCTTCACGCACTTAAAGTAGCAATTAAGGCCCTGGAGAGTGCAAAGAACGGCCGGGTCGTGGAGGTGGAATAA